A genomic segment from Roseibium algicola encodes:
- a CDS encoding LysR family transcriptional regulator: MKRNIDWEDLRLFLAVAKAGGLAGAADKTGVSSATLGRRVAALEKSLDVRLVEREARGYQLTAAAHDLLRYLEDMDQTARSIDAWKEGEGLRRRIRISAGDWTARLLIDNLSSFWTPDAGWLPEILADLRNRDIARRQIDIGIRNSRPKQAWLAGQKVGKVQYAAYQAAKVSNAAELGWVGLVEDDAHSPTGLWLKENHGTDAVITVNKASLALSLVRKGNARMLLPTFVGDAYPDLMRIDGPFDTMETERWLVMHQDERHVPTVRQAVSALTKFLKENPILSSFS; this comes from the coding sequence ATGAAACGAAATATCGATTGGGAAGATCTTCGACTGTTCCTGGCTGTCGCGAAAGCAGGCGGCCTTGCCGGAGCGGCTGACAAGACCGGCGTCAGCTCCGCAACGCTCGGCCGCCGGGTTGCCGCTCTGGAGAAAAGCCTCGACGTTCGCCTTGTGGAGCGCGAGGCGCGAGGTTACCAGCTGACCGCTGCCGCACATGATCTCCTGCGCTACCTGGAAGACATGGACCAGACCGCCCGCAGCATCGATGCGTGGAAAGAAGGAGAAGGCCTGCGCCGGAGGATCCGGATATCGGCGGGAGACTGGACCGCGCGGCTGCTCATCGACAACCTGTCGTCCTTCTGGACCCCAGACGCGGGCTGGCTGCCGGAAATCCTTGCGGATCTCAGAAACCGGGACATTGCCCGCCGGCAGATCGATATCGGTATCCGCAACAGCCGGCCCAAACAGGCCTGGTTGGCCGGACAGAAGGTTGGAAAGGTCCAATATGCCGCCTATCAGGCTGCAAAGGTTTCGAACGCTGCGGAGCTTGGTTGGGTCGGGCTGGTGGAAGACGATGCCCATTCGCCGACGGGTCTCTGGCTGAAGGAGAACCATGGCACTGATGCGGTAATCACCGTCAACAAGGCCTCGCTTGCTCTTTCACTCGTACGAAAAGGCAATGCCCGCATGCTGTTGCCGACCTTTGTCGGCGATGCATATCCCGATCTGATGCGCATCGACGGCCCGTTCGACACCATGGAAACCGAGCGGTGGCTGGTCATGCATCAGGACGAGCGCCATGTACCAACAGTTCGCCAAGCGGTATCCGCTCTGACGAAGTTCTTGAAAGAGAACCCGATTTTGTCTTCATTCTCCTGA
- a CDS encoding Hsp20 family protein, with protein sequence MSRMSAFSSPFMLGFDDIERVLDRVSKAANDGYPPYNIERLPKTEDQGDVIRITLAVAGFTREQLEVSVEESQLVIRGRQVDDKTRQYLHRGIAARQFQRAFVLAEGIEILGADLKDGLLSIDLARPEPERVIRKIEISSGE encoded by the coding sequence ATGTCACGCATGTCAGCGTTTTCTAGCCCGTTCATGCTCGGGTTCGACGATATCGAGCGCGTGCTCGATCGCGTCTCCAAGGCCGCCAACGACGGTTATCCGCCCTATAACATCGAGAGACTTCCGAAAACAGAAGATCAAGGCGATGTCATTCGGATCACCCTGGCGGTGGCAGGGTTCACACGAGAGCAGCTTGAAGTCTCGGTAGAAGAGAGTCAGCTGGTCATCCGGGGGCGTCAGGTAGACGACAAGACCCGGCAGTATCTGCATCGCGGCATTGCCGCCCGTCAGTTCCAGCGGGCCTTTGTCCTGGCCGAGGGGATCGAGATCCTCGGAGCCGACTTGAAAGATGGGCTCCTGTCCATCGACCTGGCACGCCCGGAACCGGAGCGTGTCATCAGAAAAATAGAAATCTCCAGCGGCGAATGA
- a CDS encoding MmcQ/YjbR family DNA-binding protein — translation MTRDEFDAFCKKLPATTHVIQWGNASVWKVGGKIFAICSGWGEGDFPRFSFKCSDISYSLLIQQVGMIPAPYLARAKWVQMEEEGALSDADLKAYIEAAHKIIAAKLTRKQQKELGLAG, via the coding sequence ATGACCCGCGACGAGTTTGACGCCTTCTGCAAAAAGCTTCCGGCAACCACGCATGTGATCCAATGGGGCAATGCATCGGTCTGGAAGGTTGGCGGCAAGATTTTCGCCATCTGCTCTGGTTGGGGCGAAGGCGATTTTCCGCGGTTCAGCTTCAAATGCTCCGATATTTCCTATTCCCTGCTCATCCAGCAGGTAGGAATGATCCCCGCGCCTTATCTTGCCCGTGCCAAATGGGTGCAGATGGAAGAAGAAGGCGCGCTGTCCGATGCGGACCTGAAGGCCTATATCGAAGCCGCGCACAAGATCATCGCGGCCAAGCTGACCAGGAAGCAGCAGAAGGAACTGGGTCTTGCCGGGTGA
- a CDS encoding RNA polymerase sigma factor, with the protein MTAISVKTETVQAAQEGDRIALERVLEGVQDQIHHLARRILVNPEDAREATQEILILILTKLSTFKGESRFSTWVYRVAVRYLVSAKKVRDRDLGLTFDAFAADLEDGLVSEPPKAPDDVLLLNELRISCTMAMLLCLTMDLRLAYVLGDILELEHGEASSILEIAPAAYRKRLSRAREEVMAFTSRHCGIVSAKAKCICPKRLPAAVASGRIQPGSYPNSAGGAQTYHDARRQVASVIDGLKAFELQNAVPRQRCPEDIRVQLTEILSPGH; encoded by the coding sequence ATGACGGCAATCAGCGTAAAAACGGAAACGGTCCAGGCGGCCCAGGAAGGTGACAGGATTGCTCTGGAACGGGTTCTGGAGGGCGTACAGGACCAGATCCATCATCTGGCCCGCCGCATTCTGGTCAATCCGGAAGATGCACGCGAGGCGACGCAGGAAATTCTCATCCTGATCCTGACCAAACTTTCAACCTTCAAGGGCGAGAGCCGGTTTTCGACCTGGGTTTACCGCGTAGCCGTTCGCTACCTGGTGAGCGCCAAGAAGGTTCGCGACCGGGATCTCGGACTGACATTCGATGCCTTTGCCGCCGATCTGGAAGACGGCCTGGTGTCTGAGCCGCCCAAGGCGCCGGACGATGTGCTTCTGCTGAATGAACTCAGGATTTCCTGCACCATGGCCATGCTGCTTTGTCTGACCATGGACCTGAGACTGGCCTATGTGCTGGGCGATATCCTGGAACTGGAACACGGCGAAGCTTCCAGCATTCTGGAAATTGCTCCTGCGGCCTACCGCAAGCGGTTGTCGCGGGCGCGGGAAGAAGTGATGGCGTTTACCTCGCGCCACTGCGGCATCGTTTCGGCAAAGGCGAAATGCATTTGTCCGAAGCGGCTTCCTGCAGCCGTCGCTTCCGGCCGAATTCAACCCGGATCCTATCCCAATTCCGCCGGAGGGGCGCAAACCTATCACGACGCCCGGCGGCAGGTCGCATCGGTGATCGACGGTCTGAAGGCCTTTGAACTTCAGAATGCGGTTCCCCGGCAACGTTGCCCTGAAGACATCCGCGTTCAGCTGACCGAGATCCTGTCCCCCGGCCACTGA
- a CDS encoding YybH family protein has product MTQLKQLAAMAATVAVVTFSQPSLAEGTKDMSPEQQNVITLIEKMTTSFEKGDIDTVMQTYEPSQSIAFEPGNPVSDSTLARELFHQFRSVSPKFTYSGHEVIVEGDLAVHIAPWTMTGTDPEGKPVAGEGLSIAVLRRQPDGSWKMVIDNPYGSRLIPVAN; this is encoded by the coding sequence GTGACCCAGTTGAAACAGCTCGCAGCCATGGCGGCCACCGTTGCCGTCGTCACCTTTTCCCAACCCAGCCTCGCAGAAGGAACGAAAGACATGAGCCCGGAACAACAGAACGTCATCACCCTTATCGAAAAAATGACGACCTCCTTTGAAAAGGGAGACATCGATACGGTGATGCAGACCTATGAACCAAGCCAGAGCATTGCGTTCGAGCCCGGAAATCCGGTGTCCGACAGCACCCTGGCGCGCGAACTGTTTCACCAGTTCCGCTCCGTTTCGCCGAAATTCACCTATTCCGGCCACGAAGTGATCGTGGAAGGCGATCTTGCTGTCCACATTGCGCCCTGGACGATGACCGGCACCGATCCGGAAGGAAAACCGGTGGCCGGCGAAGGCCTTTCCATCGCCGTGTTGCGGCGGCAGCCCGATGGCAGCTGGAAGATGGTGATCGACAATCCTTATGGCAGCCGCCTGATCCCGGTCGCGAACTGA
- a CDS encoding DUF1150 family protein, whose product MQNPNSPSWADRTLLSEFMSVDELTELGTGDVAYIKPIKARDLKEMFPDVPPLHDNMTLYALLNADGTPILLADSREAAVANAFEAELEMASLH is encoded by the coding sequence ATGCAAAACCCCAATAGCCCGTCATGGGCAGACCGCACGCTACTTTCCGAATTCATGTCGGTCGATGAACTGACCGAACTGGGCACCGGAGATGTCGCCTACATCAAGCCGATCAAGGCCCGGGATCTGAAGGAAATGTTTCCGGATGTCCCGCCGCTGCACGACAACATGACGCTTTACGCGCTTCTCAATGCGGACGGTACGCCGATCCTGCTGGCAGACAGCCGCGAAGCTGCCGTTGCCAATGCCTTTGAAGCAGAACTGGAAATGGCGTCACTGCACTGA